From the Rhea pennata isolate bPtePen1 chromosome 12, bPtePen1.pri, whole genome shotgun sequence genome, the window ATTCCTGTTACCTACTTGCAAGAAGACTCAGGccttattttattcatttgcagAGATAGTTGCTAATATTCTTGTTTCCAACCAGATGTAGGGAATGCTAAGAGAATATGAGTTTGTGTACCAGAGGATGAAGTCATCTTGGCTACTTCTGAAttgatgaaaacagaaataagatacCGTAACCTAAATAGCTGAATTGATGGGCAGCCTCTCTTAAgagcttgcttttgttttgagcAGATCTGGAACTGTTTAGACAACCAGTCCATCTCTTGATGGTTACAGCTGCTAAAGTGCTTGCCCACTATTTTCTGGACAGTTATGTTACCTAATTTTTGtcagaagatatttttgctaatattttagaacttttttttccacttaagtATTTAAAGACATGAGGAAAATTACTGTTGAAAAATATACTACTAACTACAATGAGCCATTCAGGTAGCTGAGTACATGCTACCTCTATAGTTATTTGAGTGTCTGTGTATATTGACAAGTGATCTAAAGAAAACTGTGCATTATACTGATTTTCATTCTTGTATATCCCCAAATAATATATacacttttaaatttaaaagtgtATATGTTAAGGTCCTGcaaaaattttcactgaaaggaAGGAATATGTTTGAACTTACTGCAGTTGGTCGGTCTTTCTACTTGGAATCTTGGGTTTCATTTGAGCTTTATTAGCTCAATGTCCTTCTCGGaaaagattctttaaaaaatattcccaaATTATTGCAATAGTTGTCAGCGTTTAGATATTAACAGTTCTGTGGAAAATCATGAGCAAATCCAAATATGAACGTCTAAGGTAATTTAAATAATCTTTCTCTCATGAAAAGACATACTTAAGTGTTAATGAGTTCAGGCATCTGACTTCCAATCTAGAAAATTTTGCTCTGTTGCTAATAGTTAGGGAGAAAACTTTGGAATGAGTGCTATGTTACCCACTTGCCCATTAACTTTCATTTGAGGCAAGGGTGGGGTGAGAATTTGTaagagaagcaagaaaacaaaatctaattACTGTGTAAATGACTTGAGTTTCTATAATTTAATTTCAGGGGGGAAAAGTTTGTTTGAATATAATCTAATTGGTTAGTGCATATAAAGAAGGATGAAGTTTCGAAATTAAATTTTAACTGTAGCTGACCAAGTCACTAATGTTTATGGTTTGTTTTTCCAGGTCAACCAGAACGTGGAGATCCAAAGGTCCCGTCTGCGAGATGatattaaagaatataaattcAGAGAAGCACGTCTCCTGCAAGACTACACTGAACTTGAAGAGGAAAACATCTGCCTCCAGAAGCAAGTGTCTGTCCTGAAGCAAAATCAGGTAAGTTTTCAAAATAGTGGGCATGGCTGTGGTAGCACCAATCACTTCCTATGTTACAACATGTTTCTGTCTTGTTGCCTGAACATTCAACCACTTTTCTACATGCTGCTGTTGAAACTAGAAACTCCATCTTTTAGTACAAAGAGTTGTCCCCTTGGTGTCTTACTCCTTTTTGACTATATTTCTACATGGTCATGAAACCTTATTGCTTCTGCTTTGGCATCCAAGTCCTTCCATTCCCCACTTGTTCTTTGTTAGAAGTAGGATATCTACCACTCTGCTTTGTTACTCAGTTTAGTCTTTTCACTACATTAGTTTTTTGACTTCTTTGCAATACCCACCAtccttcctcttccacagtGTCTAATTGGTGTAATTCTCAAAATTTATTGACACTTCATGCTTGCGTTACCTCTCCAGTTCTgtgctcttcctctcttctaGCTACTTTCAAAAACATGGACCACTGTTGTAGTTTCTCTGTGCTGTTAGACCTGTGTGATTGCATATCTGAAAAGCCACATTTAATTGCACAGTTCCATCTATCTTCAGagtcttaaaaaagaaaactgcatttttggaACAACTCAAGAATTTCCCTGAGTTATCATTTGCAGAGGTAATTAGATTAGACGTGCTCTTTGGCTCGATTCACTTATTCATCTGTCAACTAGAGTCTAGCTATTTTTCTTCAGGTCTCTGTCAGTCTTATTGTATAATCCCATTCAATGTTCAATTGAGGAAAACAATGTAatgttgctgaaataaaaagctcttGAAGAAAACAAGAGTTTTATTTCCATCTGTTAAATTGAGCACATGGCAAAAGCTTACTAGGATTTGTTCTTTCTTAATCAGATCTCCTTCTCAGTGGTCTGAATGGAGCTGCCCTACTGAGCAAGGTGTTTGGGATATTGAATGTTTCATGCCTCTCCATATCAATGTTCGTCACTTTGGCTACAGTGTTGCCCCTCTCTGCCCAAAAGAGGGGCCAAGTTGGACCATATATTTTGTCTGATCATGGGGCTTGGGCACCTTGAGTTGTGTGGTAGAGATGAAGGGGCTGTTACCCTCTGCGTGGAAGAGGCAGTGATCTGGTAAATTCTGATCTATGTAGTTagctacttctgtttttttttttctttctttctttttaactcctcctcctttttttttcttcctcctcattcTTTGTCTTGGGAGGTGCGAGTGAAAGTTCCCAGCTGTATGTTCATGCTCTTAAATATATTCAAGAATGCTGTTATTCTAGGCTGAGCCAAATTTAACCTCAGACGTTATCTTTTCAGTTGCCAGTAATATTTGGGTTCAGTGGATATATTGAGAACCAAAAGCTAATTCTGTTTGtgaaaatgtattattttgttttttcaaccTTGTGATAATTCTACTTGatgaattttattaaatattagtTAACTGAGATAAATAGAAGAAGCTGTCAAGTTTTCCCAGGCTATAACTTGCAAATCTGAATTAACATGGTTGGTTCCTGGTTTTAAAATTGCGTGGTTCAGTACTACCGGAGTGGGTGTGTACTGAcatctgaaatttttttaatagctgtcaaggaaaattttctttaagcttTCCCCCCTCTTGTATAATTGTCGGTGTTTGTAAGTTCAGTGTACAAGAGATAAAATTTTACAGCTAAAGAAATTTACAGTATGAAGTCAGATTTCATGCTGCAGCACAATGAGGCTGATTTGTAGCCCTTTCAAGATGTACTGAAATGATGACAACAGaagtaataaaacattttattttgaatgtgtaAAAGCAGAGTTTGATCTCTAGGTGCATCCTAACAGTTCTAAGCCCACTGGCATATTCTAACAGCAGTCTAACAGTGAATCAGATGCATAGCTTTGGGATCCTGGgttttgaaaatgctgagaTCAAATTTGTGGGAAGGTTGGCCAGGCAGTTTGTTAATCAAGCACAGAAGGAGTTTGCATAATGTGCTAGGGAAGCCTGTTCTGTGATGCCTCTGTATCGCATGTTGCATCTCACAACTGTCTTAATTAAGCTGGAGTAGATCAGCTCATTTAACAGTTCGCTGAGAAATTTTATTCCATGGTCTCTCTGAAAGTAGATTAAGCGGGTAGTGTTTACAGTTATAGTACGGAAATTAGACTcttgaattgaaaaaaaactcCCTTCTTGCCATAGTCAGTGAAATAAAGCATACAAAAGTAAAATTACTTTGTGCCTTGCAGGCAGACATTTCCAATAgcagttttctctcctttatgTATTTCCAGGTGGAGTTTGAAGGCCTGAAACATGAAATCAAAAGGCTTGAAGAGGAAACAGAATTTCTCAATAGTCAGCTGGAAGATGCCATACGGCTGAAGGAGATCTCTGAACGCCAGCTTGAGGAGGCCTTAGAGACACTGAAGACGGAGCGTGAGCAGAAGAACAATCTTCGCAAGGAGCTTTCTCACTACATGAACATTAATGACTCCATGTACAACAGCCACCTGAACATCTCTTTGGATGGACTGAAATTTAGTGATGAAGCCACAGAGCCCAATAATGATGAAATCATGAATGGATTTGAACAAAACTGCCTCAGCAAACTTAGCAATGGCAAGAATAATACATCAACTcccaagaaaaatgaaagcttccCTCCAGCCCCAAGTTTGGTTTCAGATCTTCTGagtgaattaaatatttctgaaatccAGAAACTGAAACAACAGCTTGTACAGGTAAATGTGTTTGTGAAATGACtatgtatttctaaataatagCTAAAGTTTATTCAAAATGACTTTCAGTCTTCTCAGTATCTTATGTGACCATTGTACAATATGAACTATATTTGTAAAATCTCTGGGATTTTTTGAGAATTTGAGGATGTTGAATGTTTGTTGATAGAAGTCTATAGCCTGCTTTTCAATCCAAAGAAGCTAGAAGTCGGTCATGTCCTGTATTTGGAGGAATGTCAGAAggcattttctctgcagtacATTTTGTGCCTACTTAAGTcaccagcagcaggaagcaTAGCCAATGagtgaaatattttccccaaaaatgGTAATTATTCCAGacattttcatcttcaaaaaagggtttttttatacACCTCTGAAAAACCTTGTGCAAGATGAAGAGTTCTGTTTTTATGTACTTCATACATATACCAGCTATATGTTGAACAACCCACTTGGTGAAATTAAACCTATTCCCACATATACTTGTCTGAGAAAGTAGATTGTAAATATATAATatctattttctgtaattagTTCTAAGACCATATATCCTTAATAAGTGCCAAGCGTTTCTGTGTTATATACATGCTACTGGGAGCTTGGAGAGTTTGAAGGAAAGCACATGTTTGTGTTGAGTAGAAATCTCTTAAAATTACTTTGTCAATAATTAAATGAGTTTTATAAGAAAAAGGCCTCGTGGAAAAATGATTGGGCtttttgtaggttttttccaaatcaaaattTACATTAACAATTTAAAGTTTCTCCTCTATTCTTGAAGTCTTTCATTTTGTAATATCCTAATCTGtcagaaaattttcctttaatcCAAATTGGACtatcttttaatgaaactttaAGCTTCTTTTATTGAGTAATTCCatgctttccaaaatattctTCACAATTTTCAAGATagcaggaatttctttttttttttttttttttttttggatgaagCCCCCAaccatgaaagaaaagaaatgcctaaaattgtgctttttttgGAATGGAAATAACAAAGATTTGAGGAGCAGCACTATGCTTGACATAGTTTTGGAGtaaatgaaatagctttttcCATAATATGCAAGTGATTAGATTTCTGTAACTTTATGGATTTTGGCTATGgctaactttttttctcttgcaataaaataaagccatttgtgtgatactgttttctttacatAGATGTCtgttttcatgcatttcagatggaaagagaaaagatgaactTGCTAACTACGCTACAAGAATCTCAAAAGCAGCTAGAAAATACACGTGGAGCCCTCTCAGAGCAGCATGAGAAAGTTGGCAGGCTCACAGAAAACCTGAACGCAATGAAGAAGCTCCAGGTCAGTAAGGAACGTCAGTCTGCCCTTGACAATGAGAAGGACCGAGACAGCCATGAAGATGGAGATTATTATGAAGTTGACATCAATGGGCCAGAGATCTTAGAGTGTAAATACAAAGTGGCTGTGGCAGAAATTACTGACCTTAAAGAAGAACTTAAAAATCTTAAGGCCAAATATAAGGAGTGTGAGTCTAAGTatgaggaggagaagagcagaTATGAGACTGACAGCCAAGCTCTCACTGAAAAGATCACCTCATTAGAAAAATCCAGTAGGCATGATAGAGAACAGGTGGCCAGACTGGAGAAGGAGCTGAAGAAAGTCAGTGATGTTGCTGGAGAAACACAGGGCAGCCTCAGTGTAGCCCAGGATGAACTAGTCACCTTCAGTGAAGAATTGGCCAATTTATATCACCATGTCTGCATGTGCAACAATGAAACTCCAAACAGAGTGATGCTGGATTACTACAAGGAAGGTAGAGGAGGACGCAGCAGTCCAGAGACCAAGGGAAGAAAATCTCCTATTCTTCTTTCTAAAGGGCTGTTATCTATAGAGCTAGGAAAGGCAGAGAGTGGAAGTGGTGACACCAGCCCATCTCCAGTGTCATCTCTGCCATCTCCTGTGTCAGATCCTCGGAAAGAACCAATGAACATTTATAATTTGATTGCTATAATCCG encodes:
- the BICD2 gene encoding protein bicaudal D homolog 2 isoform X2, coding for MSLAMEEEEYAKLVMESEPEWLRGEIKRLFQELGETTREKIQAAEYGLAVLEEKQQLKQQYEELEVEYETIRTEMEQLKEAFGQAHTNHKKVAADGESREETLIQESATKEEYYMKKVMELQTELKQLKNVLANTQSENERLNSVAQELKEVNQNVEIQRSRLRDDIKEYKFREARLLQDYTELEEENICLQKQVSVLKQNQVEFEGLKHEIKRLEEETEFLNSQLEDAIRLKEISERQLEEALETLKTEREQKNNLRKELSHYMNINDSMYNSHLNISLDGLKFSDEATEPNNDEIMNGFEQNCLSKLSNGKNNTSTPKKNESFPPAPSLVSDLLSELNISEIQKLKQQLVQMEREKMNLLTTLQESQKQLENTRGALSEQHEKVGRLTENLNAMKKLQVSKERQSALDNEKDRDSHEDGDYYEVDINGPEILECKYKVAVAEITDLKEELKNLKAKYKECESKYEEEKSRYETDSQALTEKITSLEKSSRHDREQVARLEKELKKVSDVAGETQGSLSVAQDELVTFSEELANLYHHVCMCNNETPNRVMLDYYKEGRGGRSSPETKGRKSPILLSKGLLSIELGKAESGSGDTSPSPVSSLPSPVSDPRKEPMNIYNLIAIIRDQIKHLQAAVDRTTELSRQRVATQELGPVVDKDKEALMEEILKLKSLLSTKREQIATLRTVLKANKQTAEVALANLKSKYENEKAMVTETMMKLRNELKALKEDAATFSSLRAMFATRCDEYVTQLDEMQRQLAAAEDEKKTLNSLLRMAIQQKLALTQRLEHLELDHEQSKRVRTKSASKAKSSNPSMVSSLLPVHCRSASVE
- the BICD2 gene encoding protein bicaudal D homolog 2 isoform X1, translating into MSLAMEEEEYAKLVMESEPEWLRGEIKRLFQELGETTREKIQAAEYGLAVLEEKQQLKQQYEELEVEYETIRTEMEQLKEAFGQAHTNHKKVAADGESREETLIQESATKEEYYMKKVMELQTELKQLKNVLANTQSENERLNSVAQELKEVNQNVEIQRSRLRDDIKEYKFREARLLQDYTELEEENICLQKQVSVLKQNQVEFEGLKHEIKRLEEETEFLNSQLEDAIRLKEISERQLEEALETLKTEREQKNNLRKELSHYMNINDSMYNSHLNISLDGLKFSDEATEPNNDEIMNGFEQNCLSKLSNGKNNTSTPKKNESFPPAPSLVSDLLSELNISEIQKLKQQLVQMEREKMNLLTTLQESQKQLENTRGALSEQHEKVGRLTENLNAMKKLQVSKERQSALDNEKDRDSHEDGDYYEVDINGPEILECKYKVAVAEITDLKEELKNLKAKYKECESKYEEEKSRYETDSQALTEKITSLEKSSRHDREQVARLEKELKKVSDVAGETQGSLSVAQDELVTFSEELANLYHHVCMCNNETPNRVMLDYYKEGRGGRSSPETKGRKSPILLSKGLLSIELGKAESGSGDTSPSPVSSLPSPVSDPRKEPMNIYNLIAIIRDQIKHLQAAVDRTTELSRQRVATQELGPVVDKDKEALMEEILKLKSLLSTKREQIATLRTVLKANKQTAEVALANLKSKYENEKAMVTETMMKLRNELKALKEDAATFSSLRAMFATRCDEYVTQLDEMQRQLAAAEDEKKTLNSLLRMAIQQKLALTQRLEHLELDHEQSKRVRTKSASKAKSSNPSVSHIRSCGDRSEGSVLNNQVFCSEKYKIYCD
- the BICD2 gene encoding protein bicaudal D homolog 2 isoform X6, coding for MSLAMEEEEYAKLVMESEPEWLRGEIKRLFQELGETTREKIQAAEYGLAVLEEKQQLKQQYEELEVEYETIRTEMEQLKEAFGQAHTNHKKVAADGESREETLIQESATKEEYYMKKVMELQTELKQLKNVLANTQSENERLNSVAQELKEVNQNVEIQRSRLRDDIKEYKFREARLLQDYTELEEENICLQKQVSVLKQNQVEFEGLKHEIKRLEEETEFLNSQLEDAIRLKEISERQLEEALETLKTEREQKNNLRKELSHYMNINDSMYNSHLNISLDGLKFSDEATEPNNDEIMNGFEQNCLSKLSNGKNNTSTPKKNESFPPAPSLVSDLLSELNISEIQKLKQQLVQMEREKMNLLTTLQESQKQLENTRGALSEQHEKVGRLTENLNAMKKLQVSKERQSALDNEKDRDSHEDGDYYEVDINGPEILECKYKVAVAEITDLKEELKNLKAKYKECESKYEEEKSRYETDSQALTEKITSLEKSSRHDREQVARLEKELKKVSDVAGETQGSLSVAQDELVTFSEELANLYHHVCMCNNETPNRVMLDYYKEGRGGRSSPETKGRKSPILLSKGLLSIELGKAESGSGDTSPSPVSSLPSPVSDPRKEPMNIYNLIAIIRDQIKHLQAAVDRTTELSRQRVATQELGPVVDKDKEALMEEILKLKSLLSTKREQIATLRTVLKANKQTAEVALANLKSKYENEKAMVTETMMKLRNELKALKEDAATFSSLRAMFATRCDEYVTQLDEMQRQLAAAEDEKKTLNSLLRMAIQQKLALTQRLEHLELDHEQSKRL
- the BICD2 gene encoding protein bicaudal D homolog 2 isoform X4, producing MSLAMEEEEYAKLVMESEPEWLRGEIKRLFQELGETTREKIQAAEYGLAVLEEKQQLKQQYEELEVEYETIRTEMEQLKEAFGQAHTNHKKVAADGESREETLIQESATKEEYYMKKVMELQTELKQLKNVLANTQSENERLNSVAQELKEVNQNVEIQRSRLRDDIKEYKFREARLLQDYTELEEENICLQKQVSVLKQNQVEFEGLKHEIKRLEEETEFLNSQLEDAIRLKEISERQLEEALETLKTEREQKNNLRKELSHYMNINDSMYNSHLNISLDGLKFSDEATEPNNDEIMNGFEQNCLSKLSNGKNNTSTPKKNESFPPAPSLVSDLLSELNISEIQKLKQQLVQMEREKMNLLTTLQESQKQLENTRGALSEQHEKVGRLTENLNAMKKLQVSKERQSALDNEKDRDSHEDGDYYEVDINGPEILECKYKVAVAEITDLKEELKNLKAKYKECESKYEEEKSRYETDSQALTEKITSLEKSSRHDREQVARLEKELKKVSDVAGETQGSLSVAQDELVTFSEELANLYHHVCMCNNETPNRVMLDYYKEGRGGRSSPETKGRKSPILLSKGLLSIELGKAESGSGDTSPSPVSSLPSPVSDPRKEPMNIYNLIAIIRDQIKHLQAAVDRTTELSRQRVATQELGPVVDKDKEALMEEILKLKSLLSTKREQIATLRTVLKANKQTAEVALANLKSKYENEKAMVTETMMKLRNELKALKEDAATFSSLRAMFATRCDEYVTQLDEMQRQLAAAEDEKKTLNSLLRMAIQQKLALTQRLEHLELDHEQSKRVRTKSASKAKSSNPSL
- the BICD2 gene encoding protein bicaudal D homolog 2 isoform X3; translated protein: MSLAMEEEEYAKLVMESEPEWLRGEIKRLFQELGETTREKIQAAEYGLAVLEEKQQLKQQYEELEVEYETIRTEMEQLKEAFGQAHTNHKKVAADGESREETLIQESATKEEYYMKKVMELQTELKQLKNVLANTQSENERLNSVAQELKEVNQNVEIQRSRLRDDIKEYKFREARLLQDYTELEEENICLQKQVSVLKQNQVEFEGLKHEIKRLEEETEFLNSQLEDAIRLKEISERQLEEALETLKTEREQKNNLRKELSHYMNINDSMYNSHLNISLDGLKFSDEATEPNNDEIMNGFEQNCLSKLSNGKNNTSTPKKNESFPPAPSLVSDLLSELNISEIQKLKQQLVQMEREKMNLLTTLQESQKQLENTRGALSEQHEKVGRLTENLNAMKKLQVSKERQSALDNEKDRDSHEDGDYYEVDINGPEILECKYKVAVAEITDLKEELKNLKAKYKECESKYEEEKSRYETDSQALTEKITSLEKSSRHDREQVARLEKELKKVSDVAGETQGSLSVAQDELVTFSEELANLYHHVCMCNNETPNRVMLDYYKEGRGGRSSPETKGRKSPILLSKGLLSIELGKAESGSGDTSPSPVSSLPSPVSDPRKEPMNIYNLIAIIRDQIKHLQAAVDRTTELSRQRVATQELGPVVDKDKEALMEEILKLKSLLSTKREQIATLRTVLKANKQTAEVALANLKSKYENEKAMVTETMMKLRNELKALKEDAATFSSLRAMFATRCDEYVTQLDEMQRQLAAAEDEKKTLNSLLRMAIQQKLALTQRLEHLELDHEQSKRVRTKSASKAKSSNPSMVSSLLPVHCRSACN
- the BICD2 gene encoding protein bicaudal D homolog 2 isoform X5 — protein: MSLAMEEEEYAKLVMESEPEWLRGEIKRLFQELGETTREKIQAAEYGLAVLEEKQQLKQQYEELEVEYETIRTEMEQLKEAFGQAHTNHKKVAADGESREETLIQESATKEEYYMKKVMELQTELKQLKNVLANTQSENERLNSVAQELKEVNQNVEIQRSRLRDDIKEYKFREARLLQDYTELEEENICLQKQVSVLKQNQVEFEGLKHEIKRLEEETEFLNSQLEDAIRLKEISERQLEEALETLKTEREQKNNLRKELSHYMNINDSMYNSHLNISLDGLKFSDEATEPNNDEIMNGFEQNCLSKLSNGKNNTSTPKKNESFPPAPSLVSDLLSELNISEIQKLKQQLVQMEREKMNLLTTLQESQKQLENTRGALSEQHEKVGRLTENLNAMKKLQVSKERQSALDNEKDRDSHEDGDYYEVDINGPEILECKYKVAVAEITDLKEELKNLKAKYKECESKYEEEKSRYETDSQALTEKITSLEKSSRHDREQVARLEKELKKVSDVAGETQGSLSVAQDELVTFSEELANLYHHVCMCNNETPNRVMLDYYKEGRGGRSSPETKGRKSPILLSKGLLSIELGKAESGSGDTSPSPVSSLPSPVSDPRKEPMNIYNLIAIIRDQIKHLQAAVDRTTELSRQRVATQELGPVVDKDKEALMEEILKLKSLLSTKREQIATLRTVLKANKQTAEVALANLKSKYENEKAMVTETMMKLRNELKALKEDAATFSSLRAMFATRCDEYVTQLDEMQRQLAAAEDEKKTLNSLLRMAIQQKLALTQRLEHLELDHEQSKRMVSSLLPVHCRSASVE